The proteins below are encoded in one region of Methanosarcina barkeri 3:
- a CDS encoding retron St85 family RNA-directed DNA polymerase, translating into MTRKVAENIKLKILFNDYFEDGIIPTLKGKEYSDNFNSFKVLKSQTLPYIYDVHHFCFLSNFSAKQILFFLKNKEKFYVTFSIPKKSGGFREIDAPSKQMKLIQQWILNKILYKISIGDYVHGFVPKRSILTNASNHINQNLVLGIDIKDFFPSIDIKRVTEIFLCMGYTQKTASFLAELCTYEGKLPQGAPTSPMLANLAVKELDIAIDDYCKKRNFKYSRYADDITISGSQKLAMYKQKIIGIVESNGFAVNEKKTRLHSKSSRQKVTGLVVNDKLSIGRENKKKLRAIVHNILMKGPIAENRNNDPFFRERIFGYLGYANTIAPEFATPLIESIKNIDWSEYYESIKEIKENEMNINHIKKMNKTILIKFNDLGFFRMVVEFPEGVFSEAFRNQLDNLQEKCGEHGIVACSDCLDIKKEIYSKCMKYVIGQYTGTTGGHHHGHEIYDMKSKTDLYGDSITVAFLMKSSAPKKESKTKNKANKTSNRRITAVDDSLFRQFYECTRYENIDVIAIVTNSNLNNELSERLEQLIKKINKADNKEQLYCLIMRNEMKRILYDFNKKTTNETGQYDNAFNNM; encoded by the coding sequence TTGACAAGAAAAGTAGCAGAAAATATAAAATTGAAAATTTTGTTCAACGATTATTTTGAAGACGGAATTATCCCAACGTTGAAGGGAAAAGAATATAGTGACAATTTTAACTCTTTTAAGGTACTGAAGTCACAAACATTACCCTATATTTATGACGTCCATCATTTTTGTTTCTTATCCAATTTCTCCGCAAAACAAATACTTTTTTTTTTGAAGAATAAAGAAAAATTTTATGTCACATTTAGTATACCCAAAAAATCAGGGGGCTTTAGAGAAATAGATGCTCCATCAAAACAAATGAAGCTTATTCAGCAATGGATATTGAATAAAATATTATATAAAATCAGTATTGGAGATTATGTTCATGGCTTTGTTCCAAAAAGATCAATTTTAACAAATGCTTCAAATCATATAAATCAAAATCTTGTTTTAGGAATTGATATTAAAGATTTCTTTCCAAGTATTGATATTAAAAGAGTTACTGAAATCTTTTTATGTATGGGATACACTCAAAAAACTGCTTCTTTTTTAGCTGAGTTGTGTACCTATGAAGGAAAGTTGCCTCAAGGTGCGCCGACAAGTCCAATGTTAGCAAATTTAGCTGTCAAAGAACTTGACATTGCTATTGACGACTATTGTAAGAAACGAAATTTTAAGTATTCAAGGTATGCAGATGATATTACAATTTCAGGTTCTCAAAAGCTTGCAATGTATAAACAAAAAATAATAGGAATTGTTGAAAGTAATGGATTTGCTGTCAATGAGAAAAAAACTAGATTACATTCTAAAAGTTCTAGACAAAAAGTAACAGGCTTGGTCGTTAATGATAAATTAAGCATTGGTAGGGAAAATAAAAAGAAATTAAGAGCAATTGTTCATAATATTCTAATGAAGGGACCTATAGCCGAAAACAGAAATAATGATCCATTTTTTAGAGAAAGAATCTTTGGATATCTTGGATATGCAAACACAATTGCTCCAGAATTTGCTACTCCTTTAATAGAATCCATAAAAAATATTGATTGGTCTGAATATTACGAATCAATAAAAGAAATAAAGGAAAATGAGATGAATATAAATCATATTAAAAAAATGAACAAAACTATATTAATTAAATTTAATGATTTGGGATTTTTCCGAATGGTTGTTGAATTTCCTGAAGGAGTATTTTCTGAAGCTTTTAGAAATCAATTGGATAATTTACAAGAAAAATGTGGTGAACATGGAATTGTAGCTTGTAGTGATTGTTTAGATATTAAAAAAGAGATTTACAGTAAATGCATGAAATATGTAATAGGTCAATATACAGGTACTACAGGCGGACATCATCATGGTCATGAAATTTATGATATGAAATCTAAAACTGATTTATATGGTGATTCAATAACAGTTGCATTTCTTATGAAGTCCAGCGCTCCTAAAAAAGAAAGTAAAACTAAAAATAAAGCAAATAAAACCTCAAATAGACGGATAACAGCAGTGGATGATAGTCTTTTTAGACAATTTTACGAATGTACCAGATATGAAAATATTGACGTGATCGCTATAGTTACAAATAGTAATTTGAATAATGAATTATCTGAACGTTTAGAGCAATTGATTAAAAAGATTAATAAAGCTGACAACAAAGAGCAACTTTACTGTCTAATCATGAGAAACGAAATGAAAAGAATATTGTATGATTTTAATAAAAAAACTACTAATGAGACTGGGCAATATGATAATGCATTTAATAATATGTAA
- a CDS encoding anaerobic sulfatase maturase, whose translation MTQNYLLPRIHVLAKPTGAICNLACSYCFFLAKEALYPGSRFRMSDEVLENYVRQLIAAHRSSQVTVAWQGGEPTLMGIDFYRRAIELQEKYGKTGMVFENTMQTNGTLLDDEWCRFFKENNFLIGISIDGPRELHDAYRVDKKGEGTFDRVMEGLRLLQKHDVEYNVLTTVNRVNADCPLEVYRFLRDEAGTDWIQFIPVVERINEEGHTLYQRGETVSNRSVKPEQLGSFLSCIFDEWVRNDVGKIFVQTFEASARKWLGLPSGMCVFEETCGMGLALEHNGDLYSCDHFVEPDYLLGNILEKEISELAAAEKQYRFGQDKCDSLPQVCRECEVLFACQGECPKNRFLTTSAGENGLNYLCKGWKAFFRHINFPMQIMTGLIRRGYPASEVMRVIALEDAFSRAGRNDPCPCGSGQKFKRCHGTRKKEKNLKGRA comes from the coding sequence ATGACACAAAATTATCTGCTTCCCAGAATTCATGTGCTGGCCAAGCCTACGGGAGCAATCTGCAACCTTGCCTGTTCCTACTGCTTCTTCCTGGCTAAAGAAGCACTCTACCCGGGCAGCAGGTTCCGCATGTCAGATGAAGTTCTGGAAAACTATGTCCGGCAGCTTATCGCAGCCCACCGCAGCTCGCAGGTAACTGTTGCCTGGCAGGGAGGAGAACCCACACTTATGGGAATAGATTTTTACCGGCGTGCAATTGAACTGCAGGAAAAGTACGGAAAAACGGGTATGGTATTCGAAAACACGATGCAGACAAACGGCACGCTGCTGGATGACGAATGGTGTCGCTTCTTTAAGGAAAACAATTTTCTCATAGGAATTAGTATAGACGGTCCTCGTGAACTTCACGATGCTTATCGGGTGGACAAAAAGGGAGAGGGGACTTTTGACCGGGTCATGGAAGGGCTTCGCCTGCTGCAAAAACATGATGTTGAGTACAACGTCCTGACAACAGTTAACCGAGTCAACGCTGATTGTCCACTGGAAGTCTATCGCTTCCTGCGGGATGAAGCCGGAACAGATTGGATTCAGTTTATTCCGGTTGTAGAGCGAATCAATGAGGAAGGGCATACTCTTTACCAGAGAGGAGAAACGGTCTCAAACCGTTCCGTGAAGCCTGAACAGCTTGGAAGTTTTCTGAGCTGTATTTTCGATGAGTGGGTTAGAAATGATGTGGGAAAGATATTCGTGCAGACTTTTGAAGCTTCCGCTCGCAAATGGCTTGGGCTGCCTTCAGGTATGTGCGTTTTTGAAGAAACATGCGGTATGGGGCTTGCTCTGGAGCATAATGGGGATCTCTACTCATGTGACCATTTTGTGGAGCCGGACTATCTGCTTGGCAATATTCTGGAAAAAGAAATAAGTGAGCTTGCCGCAGCGGAAAAGCAGTACAGGTTCGGGCAGGATAAATGCGACTCTTTGCCGCAGGTATGCCGTGAATGCGAGGTGCTCTTTGCCTGCCAGGGAGAGTGCCCAAAGAATCGTTTTCTGACCACTTCTGCCGGAGAAAACGGCCTGAACTATCTTTGCAAGGGCTGGAAAGCTTTCTTCCGGCACATCAATTTTCCGATGCAGATAATGACAGGCTTAATTCGCAGGGGTTATCCGGCTTCGGAAGTTATGAGAGTTATTGCGCTGGAAGATGCTTTTTCCCGGGCAGGGCGCAATGATCCCTGTCCCTGCGGCAGTGGACAAAAATTTAAACGCTGTCATGGCACAAGAAAAAAAGAAAAAAATCTGAAAGGACGAGCCTGA
- a CDS encoding sodium:proton antiporter, whose protein sequence is MTSEIEYFVITFAVLLFLFSLVSRKISGTVVTAPMIFVAAGLLLSPEGLDFVSVSSNSTLILNIAELALILTLFSDASKIELQALLSEEKLPGRLLIIGMPLTIAFGAIVAALFLKDITLAEAGLIGAMLSPTDAGLGQAILNNTKVPAKIRQTLNVESGLNDGGAIPFFLFFLILTRGEALKWPVGTLIVLAFEQIGIGMLVGAVIGLAGGWLSTKAVRVGWMSGLYRKIGFMSLAIISWLVADLIGGSGFIAAFTAGLITQAGGKIKTAEEEIILTEAEGNILSCAVFFIFGITVSARIFTISWPIFIYSVLSLTLIRMLPVAISLIGIKLHSETVLFLGWFGPRGLASVVLLLTAMEETGGIGGNETLSLAVITTVFLSVFVQGATADPGSEWYSRIVAKLPTDSPERKKVGESSISSYDVDVKNSLNNSEDR, encoded by the coding sequence ATGACATCAGAAATTGAGTATTTTGTCATAACTTTTGCAGTGCTGCTCTTTCTCTTTAGCCTTGTATCCCGAAAGATCTCAGGCACCGTGGTCACAGCCCCTATGATCTTTGTGGCAGCAGGACTGCTGCTTAGCCCAGAAGGGCTTGACTTTGTGAGTGTCTCTTCAAACAGCACTCTAATTCTTAATATAGCCGAGCTTGCACTTATCCTGACTTTATTCTCGGATGCTTCAAAAATTGAGCTACAGGCACTATTAAGTGAAGAGAAACTTCCAGGCCGGCTTCTAATAATTGGCATGCCGCTAACAATTGCCTTCGGGGCTATTGTTGCTGCTCTTTTTTTAAAGGATATAACACTTGCAGAAGCAGGTCTTATAGGAGCCATGCTTTCTCCTACGGATGCAGGACTTGGTCAGGCGATACTCAACAATACAAAAGTACCTGCAAAAATCAGACAAACACTCAACGTGGAGAGTGGACTCAATGATGGGGGTGCAATTCCTTTCTTTCTCTTTTTTCTGATACTGACAAGAGGTGAGGCACTAAAATGGCCAGTAGGTACTCTGATAGTCCTGGCGTTTGAGCAGATAGGTATAGGGATGCTTGTTGGTGCGGTTATAGGGCTTGCAGGGGGATGGCTTTCTACTAAAGCTGTAAGGGTCGGGTGGATGTCAGGGCTTTACCGTAAAATTGGCTTTATGTCCCTGGCTATCATTTCCTGGCTTGTAGCAGACTTGATTGGCGGTAGCGGATTCATTGCCGCTTTTACAGCTGGTCTTATCACTCAGGCTGGAGGTAAAATAAAAACTGCAGAAGAAGAGATCATCCTTACGGAGGCCGAAGGGAACATACTGAGCTGTGCAGTCTTTTTCATATTCGGAATTACAGTCTCTGCGAGAATTTTTACAATTAGCTGGCCAATATTTATCTATTCAGTGCTGAGCCTTACGCTTATACGTATGCTACCTGTGGCAATCTCGCTTATAGGCATAAAGCTGCATTCCGAAACCGTACTTTTTCTAGGCTGGTTTGGGCCCAGAGGCCTTGCATCCGTTGTTTTGTTATTGACTGCCATGGAAGAAACTGGAGGAATTGGAGGAAATGAAACTTTAAGTCTTGCGGTGATCACGACTGTTTTTCTAAGCGTTTTTGTCCAGGGAGCTACAGCAGATCCTGGAAGTGAGTGGTATTCCCGCATAGTAGCGAAACTGCCTACTGATTCACCTGAAAGGAAGAAAGTAGGAGAGTCTTCTATAAGTTCCTATGACGTAGATGTCAAGAATTCATTAAATAATTCTGAGGATAGGTAA
- a CDS encoding mechanosensitive ion channel family protein produces the protein MVEIEQMLLFGRILLKLAVILVLTIGAIIVSRLVLKRLLWPAIKKTKTKVDDRILRLLENLLLLYIILQGMQAIVRMFGESVGIYSKLTDDLFFLLYWSIGVYIIIRLISITSNWYLSKVPIRDREKIDQRIVRSIQYMFLLVFSFLAIVILLRHFGITGTALTASLTALGLGGIIIGLAAQTTLTDIITGIVLLIDRPFRIGDRIRIEKLDTWGDVVEIGWRSTRVLTRDNRLVIVPNSVIGMDLITNYSIPDKIYRVETDVVVSYGPDMEYVRNLIIEAMKHEDWIMHENPIQVLLLEFTGSGMKLKARCWIEDYMETRVSEDRLNTAIYKALINANIAMPSSDIIIHFADQGNVLTIFKKDEN, from the coding sequence GTGGTCGAAATTGAACAGATGCTGCTTTTTGGCAGAATTCTCCTGAAGCTGGCCGTTATTCTGGTACTGACAATAGGGGCCATAATAGTAAGCCGATTAGTCCTGAAGCGCTTGCTTTGGCCGGCAATCAAAAAAACAAAAACAAAAGTTGATGACAGAATTCTTCGTCTTTTAGAAAATCTCCTGTTACTTTACATTATTCTGCAGGGCATGCAGGCGATAGTAAGAATGTTCGGTGAATCTGTAGGTATCTATTCAAAACTGACGGATGACCTTTTTTTCCTTCTTTACTGGAGTATAGGAGTCTATATAATTATTCGTCTCATATCTATCACTTCAAACTGGTACTTATCTAAGGTACCTATTCGGGATCGGGAAAAAATCGACCAGAGAATAGTTCGCTCCATACAATACATGTTCCTGCTGGTTTTTAGTTTTCTAGCCATAGTTATACTCCTGAGACATTTCGGGATTACGGGAACTGCACTTACTGCATCACTTACAGCCCTTGGTCTTGGTGGGATAATCATCGGACTTGCAGCCCAGACAACTCTTACTGATATCATTACCGGGATTGTGCTTTTAATTGACCGCCCCTTCAGAATAGGAGACCGTATTCGGATCGAAAAACTCGATACATGGGGAGATGTGGTAGAGATTGGGTGGAGGTCAACGCGTGTTCTTACAAGAGATAATAGACTTGTAATAGTCCCTAATTCTGTGATCGGAATGGACTTGATCACTAACTATTCCATACCCGATAAGATATACCGTGTCGAGACCGACGTAGTTGTATCATATGGCCCGGATATGGAGTACGTACGAAACCTGATTATTGAAGCTATGAAGCACGAAGACTGGATCATGCATGAAAATCCCATACAGGTCCTCTTACTTGAGTTCACAGGGTCAGGAATGAAACTCAAAGCCAGATGCTGGATAGAAGATTATATGGAAACAAGAGTTTCAGAGGACCGACTAAACACGGCAATTTATAAAGCTTTGATAAATGCAAATATAGCAATGCCTTCTTCTGATATTATTATTCACTTTGCTGACCAGGGAAATGTGTTAACAATTTTCAAAAAAGACGAGAATTAA
- a CDS encoding YqhA family protein, whose amino-acid sequence MKVVRFIAGMRFFVLIPVIGLAIAACTLFVKGGIDIVHFVGEVITEMSEAGPKENIIVEIVETVHLFLVGTVLFLTSFGLYQLFIQPLPLPEWVKVNSIKELELNLVGLTVVVLGVNFLSIIFEPEITDLAVYGVGYALPIAALAYFMKVRSQISKESSEGEQLKSIGEVTSVNSESNWLINKKED is encoded by the coding sequence ATGAAAGTTGTAAGATTCATTGCAGGAATGCGTTTTTTTGTATTAATTCCGGTGATAGGGTTGGCTATTGCTGCTTGCACTTTATTTGTTAAAGGCGGCATAGATATTGTTCACTTTGTGGGAGAAGTCATTACTGAAATGTCAGAAGCAGGTCCAAAAGAGAATATTATTGTTGAAATTGTGGAGACTGTCCACCTTTTCTTAGTTGGTACGGTACTATTTCTTACGTCTTTCGGGCTCTACCAGTTGTTTATTCAGCCCCTACCTTTACCAGAATGGGTGAAAGTAAATAGTATTAAAGAGCTAGAACTGAACCTTGTGGGGCTCACTGTTGTTGTACTTGGAGTTAATTTCTTGAGCATTATCTTTGAACCGGAAATAACAGATTTAGCAGTATATGGAGTAGGCTACGCTTTACCTATTGCAGCTCTGGCTTACTTCATGAAAGTGCGTTCGCAGATTAGCAAAGAGAGTAGTGAAGGAGAACAATTGAAATCCATAGGCGAAGTGACTTCTGTGAACAGCGAATCAAACTGGCTAATAAACAAAAAGGAAGACTGA
- a CDS encoding arylsulfatase, producing MSLKEYKPGTTFPGVIGRTFDQSEPAWPKPLRAKESAPNVLFIVLDDTGFGQLGCYGSPIRTPNLNSLAAGGLIYSNMHTTALCSPSRSCILTGRNHHSNNMACITEGSTGYPGYNGYIPFENGFLSEILLEHGYNTYAIGKWHLTPAEQISAAGPYDRWPLGRGFERFYGFLGGETHQYYPELINDNHSVIPPKTPKEGYTLNEDLADKAIQFIADAKQVAPNKPFFMYFCTGAMHAPHHVPKEWADKYKGKFDDGWEAYREKTFARQKELEIVPKDAKLSRHDPDVKPWEECSSEEKKLYARMMEVFAGFLEHTDHHIGRLLQFLKDVGEFENTLIMVISDNGASSEGGSTGSVNENLFFNNVPESLEENLSLLDKLGGPETFNHYAWGWTFAGNTPFRRWKRETYRGGVSDPFIIHWPRGIKARGEVRNQYAHIIDMVPTVLDCLGIEPPTAIKGVTQSPIEGVSFSHTLDDSSAPTRHHTQYFEMMGHRSLYHDGWRAVCPWPGPSFVEAGKPFGEPIYAEKLTELDAKGWELYNVQKDWTENRNIAAENRPKLIEMIATWYAEAGKYNVLPIDSRGVLRLADERPQIAADRTSYIYYPETQPVPANAAVKALNRTHSITADVEVPPEGAEGILLAHGGIDAGYSFYIKGGKLHWVHNYVAKALYHVESRENVPEGRHQLRFEFEVTGKPDVANGKGAPGKAQLYIDGKLVGQAEVPVTTPLVLGLTSGVTCGSAHGSPVTPDYEPPFEFTGKIYRVTVDVSGKLIEDKEAETRMVMARQ from the coding sequence ATGTCGCTTAAAGAATACAAACCAGGAACCACTTTTCCAGGTGTAATCGGGCGCACGTTTGACCAGTCTGAACCAGCCTGGCCGAAACCACTGCGTGCCAAAGAGAGTGCTCCAAACGTCCTGTTCATTGTGCTGGACGACACGGGTTTTGGGCAGCTTGGGTGCTATGGCAGCCCTATTCGGACACCAAATCTGAACAGCCTGGCTGCAGGAGGACTCATTTACAGTAACATGCATACGACTGCGCTTTGCTCTCCCAGCCGCTCGTGCATATTGACCGGCCGAAATCACCATTCAAACAATATGGCCTGTATAACTGAGGGTTCCACAGGCTATCCCGGCTACAACGGCTATATACCTTTTGAGAATGGCTTTTTGTCTGAGATCCTTCTTGAGCATGGATACAATACTTATGCCATCGGCAAATGGCACCTGACGCCTGCAGAACAGATATCGGCAGCAGGACCTTATGACCGCTGGCCTTTAGGAAGAGGTTTTGAGCGCTTTTATGGTTTTTTAGGAGGTGAGACTCATCAGTATTACCCTGAGCTCATCAATGACAATCACTCAGTAATCCCTCCAAAAACTCCTAAAGAAGGTTACACCTTGAATGAGGACCTGGCGGACAAGGCTATCCAGTTCATTGCCGATGCCAAACAGGTAGCTCCCAATAAGCCTTTTTTCATGTATTTCTGCACTGGAGCCATGCATGCCCCTCATCATGTTCCTAAAGAATGGGCAGACAAATATAAAGGGAAATTCGATGACGGTTGGGAGGCTTACAGGGAGAAGACATTCGCACGGCAGAAGGAACTGGAAATTGTTCCAAAAGATGCAAAACTATCACGCCATGACCCTGATGTCAAGCCCTGGGAAGAATGCTCGTCTGAAGAAAAGAAGCTTTATGCCCGCATGATGGAAGTCTTTGCCGGATTTTTGGAACACACCGATCATCATATAGGCAGGTTGCTGCAGTTTTTAAAAGACGTTGGCGAATTTGAAAACACTTTGATTATGGTTATTTCCGACAATGGTGCCAGCTCCGAAGGTGGTTCTACCGGGTCGGTCAACGAGAATTTGTTTTTCAACAATGTGCCTGAGTCTCTTGAGGAGAACCTCTCATTGCTGGATAAGCTTGGGGGCCCGGAGACTTTCAACCACTATGCCTGGGGCTGGACCTTTGCCGGAAACACACCTTTCCGCCGCTGGAAACGTGAAACTTACCGTGGCGGTGTCAGCGATCCCTTCATAATCCACTGGCCCAGGGGAATAAAGGCAAGAGGTGAAGTCCGAAACCAGTATGCTCACATTATCGATATGGTACCTACTGTTCTGGACTGCCTGGGGATCGAACCTCCTACTGCTATTAAAGGTGTAACCCAATCTCCTATTGAAGGCGTAAGTTTTTCACATACTCTAGACGATTCCAGTGCACCTACCAGACACCACACTCAGTATTTCGAGATGATGGGCCATCGCTCTCTATATCATGATGGATGGCGTGCCGTATGCCCGTGGCCTGGCCCTTCGTTCGTTGAAGCAGGAAAACCTTTTGGCGAACCGATTTATGCAGAAAAATTGACCGAACTGGATGCAAAAGGCTGGGAACTTTACAATGTTCAGAAGGATTGGACAGAGAACAGGAATATAGCTGCAGAAAACCGGCCGAAGTTAATCGAGATGATTGCTACCTGGTATGCAGAAGCAGGGAAATATAATGTGTTACCTATCGATTCCCGAGGAGTGCTGCGCCTTGCTGATGAGCGGCCACAGATTGCAGCCGATAGGACTAGCTATATTTATTATCCCGAAACCCAGCCGGTTCCCGCAAACGCAGCTGTTAAGGCTCTTAACCGCACACACAGCATCACTGCCGATGTAGAGGTTCCACCAGAGGGTGCTGAAGGAATCCTGCTTGCCCATGGAGGTATCGATGCCGGCTATTCATTCTATATTAAAGGCGGAAAGCTTCACTGGGTACATAACTATGTAGCTAAGGCCCTTTATCATGTCGAATCCAGAGAGAATGTTCCTGAGGGACGGCATCAACTGCGCTTCGAGTTTGAGGTGACAGGTAAGCCAGATGTTGCTAACGGTAAGGGTGCACCCGGAAAGGCTCAACTCTATATAGACGGGAAATTAGTCGGCCAGGCTGAAGTCCCTGTAACTACTCCGCTTGTACTCGGGTTAACCAGTGGAGTTACCTGTGGCTCAGCTCACGGATCACCGGTTACACCTGATTACGAGCCTCCTTTTGAGTTCACAGGCAAGATCTACAGGGTGACCGTGGACGTAAGCGGCAAATTAATCGAGGACAAGGAAGCTGAAACACGCATGGTCATGGCACGGCAGTAA
- a CDS encoding arylsulfatase, giving the protein MEEKKPNILVIWGDDIGITNLSCYSDGLMGYRTPNIDRIADEGIKFTDSYGEQSCTAGRASFITGQSAFRTGLSKVGMPGAKMGLHSEDPTIAELLKPLGYATGQFGKNHLGDRDEYLPTNHGFDEFFGNLYHLNAEEEPEQRDYPPEKDFPDFKKNYGPRGVIHSYADGRIEDTGPLTKKRMEDVDQEFLDAAVDFIKRQHKAEKPFFVWFNTTRMHFRTHIPDRIRGQSGRWQSAYHDAMIEHDRQVGVLLDLLDEIGIVDNTIVIYSTDNGPHMNSWPDAAMTPFRNEKNSCWEGAFRVPEVMRWPDEIPAGTVSNEIVSHLDWLPTLLAAAGEPDIKEKLKKGHKAGDKTFKVHLDGYNILPYLTGKEEKSPRIAFFYFSDDGDLVALRYDNWKMVFLEQRAIGTLLVWAEPFVPLRVPKIFNLRTDPYERADQTSNTYYDWLLDHAFMLVPAQGIVGDFLATFKEFPPRQKAASFTVDRVMEKLLEGIGST; this is encoded by the coding sequence ATGGAAGAAAAGAAACCAAATATACTGGTCATCTGGGGAGATGACATCGGAATCACCAACCTGAGTTGCTACAGCGACGGGCTGATGGGATACAGAACGCCGAATATTGATAGGATTGCTGATGAAGGTATCAAGTTTACGGACTCTTACGGTGAGCAGAGCTGCACTGCCGGAAGAGCTTCGTTTATCACCGGCCAGAGTGCTTTCCGTACCGGACTGAGCAAGGTGGGAATGCCCGGAGCCAAGATGGGACTTCATTCCGAAGACCCGACAATTGCCGAATTACTCAAACCTCTTGGCTATGCGACTGGCCAGTTTGGAAAAAACCATCTTGGGGACCGGGACGAATATCTGCCCACCAACCATGGTTTTGATGAGTTCTTTGGCAATCTCTACCACCTGAACGCTGAAGAAGAACCTGAACAACGTGATTATCCACCTGAAAAAGATTTTCCTGATTTCAAAAAGAACTATGGCCCAAGAGGCGTAATCCATAGCTATGCCGACGGCCGCATAGAGGATACCGGTCCATTGACCAAAAAAAGAATGGAAGATGTAGACCAGGAATTTCTGGATGCAGCCGTCGATTTCATCAAACGTCAGCATAAGGCGGAAAAGCCGTTCTTTGTCTGGTTCAACACTACAAGGATGCATTTCAGGACTCATATCCCTGACAGGATACGGGGACAGTCGGGGCGCTGGCAGTCCGCATACCATGATGCTATGATTGAGCATGATCGGCAGGTAGGCGTGCTGCTTGATCTGCTGGACGAAATCGGCATTGTCGACAATACTATTGTTATCTACAGCACGGACAACGGACCACATATGAACTCCTGGCCCGATGCAGCTATGACACCGTTTCGCAACGAGAAAAACTCCTGCTGGGAAGGAGCTTTCCGTGTTCCTGAGGTAATGCGCTGGCCTGACGAGATTCCGGCAGGCACAGTTTCTAACGAGATTGTGAGCCACCTGGACTGGCTGCCAACTTTGCTTGCAGCCGCAGGAGAGCCGGATATTAAGGAGAAGCTTAAAAAAGGCCACAAAGCAGGAGATAAAACTTTCAAGGTGCATCTTGACGGTTATAATATTCTTCCCTACCTGACCGGAAAGGAAGAAAAATCTCCACGTATTGCGTTCTTTTACTTCTCGGACGATGGAGACCTGGTGGCTTTGAGGTACGACAACTGGAAAATGGTCTTTTTGGAGCAGCGCGCAATCGGCACGCTCCTGGTCTGGGCTGAACCTTTTGTTCCTCTGCGTGTACCGAAAATATTCAATCTGCGTACCGACCCATATGAAAGAGCAGACCAGACCTCTAATACTTACTACGACTGGCTTCTCGACCACGCCTTCATGCTGGTGCCGGCTCAGGGCATTGTAGGAGACTTCCTGGCAACGTTTAAAGAATTCCCTCCACGCCAGAAAGCGGCAAGCTTTACCGTTGACAGGGTAATGGAAAAGCTTTTGGAGGGAATCGGGAGCACCTGA
- a CDS encoding DUF1269 domain-containing protein → MVENLSKEQLINLHDAAIVTWPEGKKKPKTKHLSDLKGAGALSGAFWGLLFGLIFFIPIFGMVVGAAMGALMGSMSHVGINEDFIKSVRSKVTEGTSALFLMTSDAIEDRVADAMKQFKFEIIATNLSKEEEKKLHETFAEEEAAPAR, encoded by the coding sequence GTGGTAGAAAATTTAAGCAAAGAGCAACTGATCAATCTGCATGATGCAGCCATAGTCACCTGGCCTGAGGGAAAAAAGAAACCGAAAACAAAACATTTGAGTGATTTAAAAGGTGCCGGAGCGTTAAGCGGAGCTTTTTGGGGTTTACTTTTTGGCCTGATCTTTTTTATTCCTATATTTGGTATGGTAGTCGGGGCAGCAATGGGTGCACTGATGGGTTCCATGTCTCATGTGGGTATTAATGAAGATTTCATAAAATCAGTGCGCAGCAAAGTGACTGAAGGTACTTCAGCTCTTTTTTTGATGACCAGTGATGCCATAGAAGATAGAGTCGCAGATGCAATGAAACAGTTCAAGTTTGAAATCATTGCTACCAATCTGTCCAAAGAAGAAGAGAAAAAGCTGCATGAGACATTCGCCGAAGAAGAAGCAGCTCCGGCACGCTAA